Proteins encoded within one genomic window of Manduca sexta isolate Smith_Timp_Sample1 chromosome 18, JHU_Msex_v1.0, whole genome shotgun sequence:
- the LOC115447103 gene encoding facilitated trehalose transporter Tret1: MDKPTMHMLSVQEKGGQTSRTNQYIAAVAAAIGAVIAGTILAWTSPALPQLEPWSNKTSNATVVMRSNFTNSTKLINSLGQEAEFLLDTNARSLVSSVLAIGAAMVALPVGVLAQKIGRRPTILLLAVPFFINWLLTIFANGAGMLIAARFFAGLGTGGICVAAPMYIGEIAETSIRGSLGAFFQLFLTVGILFTFVVGGWTHWKTLSIISAVLPPLLVAVFWWMPETPQYLLGKNRRRDAEKSLRWLRGPDADLTAELEDMQKDVDEASRQSAGVLSMVTSRAPRMALVCGLGLMFFQQFSGINAVIFYTNNIFQSAGSDIPPAIATIIVGVVQTAATYVSSLLVERAGRRILLLQSCIIMGLCLIILGVYFKLQNDHFNVAAAGWLPLVCLVLFIISFSMGFGPIPWMMMAELFPVEFRGTATGITVITNWVLVFVVTLCFPIMKDAIGIYTCFWFFAVVMIVCIFFVFFLIPETKGKTVSQIQAILAGKNM; the protein is encoded by the exons ATGGATAAGCCGACAATGCACATGCTCTCCGTCCAGGAGAAGGGCGGGCAGACCAGCAGGACCAATCAATACATCGCCGCTGTGGCAG CGGCTATAGGCGCGGTGATAGCTGGCACCATCCTCGCGTGGACGTCACCAGCGCTGCCTCAGCTGGAACCGTGGTCTAACAAGACCTCCAACGCCACTGTCGTCATGCGTTCCAACTTCACCAACTCCACGAAGCTCATCAACTCTCTGGGTCAAGAAGCCGAGTTCCTGCTGGATACTAATGCAA GATCGCTGGTATCTTCCGTGCTTGCCATCGGTGCGGCTATGGTCGCGCTGCCCGTGGGAGTGCTGGCACAGAAGATCGGCAGACGGCCCACCATCCTCCTCCTCGCCGTACCCTTCTTCATTAACTGGCTGCTCACCATCTTCGCTAACGGAGCTGGTATGCTGATCGCCGCCAGGTTCTTCGCTGGCCTTGGAACTG GCGGTATTTGCGTGGCAGCTCCCATGTACATCGGTGAGATTGCGGAGACCTCTATCCGTGGATCGCTAGGCGCGTTCTTCCAGCTTTTCCTGACCGTAGGCATCCTGTTCACGTTCGTTGTGGGTGGCTGGACGCACTGGAAGACGCTGTCCATCATCAGTGCTGTATTGCCCCCGTTGCTGGTCGCTGTTTTCTG GTGGATGCCGGAGACCCCTCAATATCTGCTGGGCAAGAACCGTCGCCGTGATGCCGAGAAGTCGTTGCGCTGGCTGAGAGGCCCTGACGCTGATCTCACCGCAGAGCTTGAGGACATGCAAAAAGAT GTGGACGAGGCGTCCCGCCAGAGCGCAGGCGTGTTGAGCATGGTGACGAGCCGCGCGCCGCGCATGGCGCTCGTGTGCGGGCTCGGCCTCATGTTCTTCCAGCAGTTCAGCGGCATCAACGCCGTCATCTTCTACACCAACAACATCTTCCAGTCCGCCGGCTCCGACATCCCGCCCGCCATCGCCACCATCATCGTCGGCGTCGTCCAGACCGCTGCCACCTACGTGTCCTCTCTCCTCGTCGAACGTGCCGGCAGAAGGATCCTCCTCCTGCAGTCCTGCATCATCATGGGCCTCTGTCTCATCATCCTTGGCGTCTACTTCAAATTGCAGAACGACCACTTCAACGTCGCTGCTGCGGGCTGGCTGCCGTTGGTGTGTTTGGTGCTGTTCATCATTTCGTTCTCGATGGGTTTCGGTCCGATTCCATGGATGATGATGGCTGAGTTGTTCCCGGTGGAGTTCAGGGGCACGGCCACTGGTATCACTGTGATCACCAACTGGGTGCTCGTGTTTGTGGTGACGCTGTGCTTTCCCATCATGAAGGACGCTATCGGCATCTACACCTGTTTCTGGTTCTTTGCTGTTGTGATGATTGTGTGTATCTTCTTCGTGTTCTTTTTAATTCCTGAGACGAAGGGCAAGACTGTGTCACAGATCCAGGCTATTTTGGCTGGaaagaatatgtaa
- the LOC115447101 gene encoding uncharacterized protein LOC115447101 — MACHTKCIAEKIKEEEMAIKGAHMMGPTVESKFDELKYEIINKIDKEVTDSQNAREFISQKYDELCLKIHYLTELDATVSGFRSDVKAIEQQITELSSRMDDIEKRTIYKECPSLASSTVV, encoded by the coding sequence atggcGTGCCACACAAAATGCATCGCTGAGAAAATTAAAGAGGAGGAAATGGCCATCAAGGGCGCTCATATGATGGGACCAACTGTTGAATCCAAATTTGACGAACTGAAATACGAGATAATCAATAAAATCGATAAAGAAGTGACCGATTCGCAGAATGCGCGGGAGTTCATATCACAGAAGTACGACGAGCTATGTCTCAAGATTCATTACCTGACGGAGCTCGATGCGACGGTTTCTGGCTTCCGAAGTGACGTGAAAGCTATTGAGCAACAAATCACTGAACTGTCTTCGAGAATGGATGATATCGAGAAGAGAACTATTTACAAAGAGTGTCCATCACTGGCCTCGTCTACCGTTGTATAA